A genomic window from Brachyspira sp. SAP_772 includes:
- a CDS encoding tetratricopeptide repeat protein: MSINTKATKLSNLAEELLKKGVNTEAVEALKRSIRLSNGEDMKSYLKIAITLFNNGDYEHAKVFLNTFLEYWMAAEAYFILGSISKKECKLQEAFEHYKKGVALYNGDDLVPYYEFLSLCSVLKEEDKGIDTAKYILKIDNRDRIALVFLANYFFANKKYKEAMKFYEVLVDNNLADYNDYHYYGVCLHELKDYKRAENMYLQALEMYPADSPETMALKNLRNKKLEDNYPNIEKSKKEYLDNIKHSPKSSDYFHLGNIEFINGNYDKASEFYSKAKELYLDKVCV, encoded by the coding sequence GTGTCTATTAATACTAAAGCTACAAAGTTGAGTAATCTTGCCGAAGAATTATTGAAGAAAGGGGTTAATACCGAAGCAGTAGAGGCATTAAAAAGAAGTATTAGATTAAGTAACGGTGAAGATATGAAATCTTATTTAAAGATAGCTATTACTTTATTTAATAATGGTGATTATGAGCATGCTAAAGTTTTCTTAAATACTTTCTTAGAATATTGGATGGCAGCTGAAGCTTATTTTATATTAGGCTCTATTTCCAAAAAAGAATGCAAATTGCAGGAGGCTTTTGAACATTATAAAAAGGGTGTTGCTTTATATAATGGAGATGATCTTGTACCTTATTATGAGTTTTTGTCTTTATGCAGTGTTTTAAAAGAAGAAGATAAAGGAATAGATACAGCTAAATATATATTAAAAATAGATAATAGAGATAGAATAGCTTTAGTATTTTTGGCTAATTATTTCTTTGCTAATAAGAAATATAAAGAAGCTATGAAATTTTATGAGGTTTTAGTTGATAATAATTTAGCTGATTATAATGATTATCATTATTATGGCGTTTGTTTGCATGAGTTAAAAGATTATAAGAGGGCAGAAAACATGTATTTACAGGCTTTAGAGATGTATCCTGCTGATAGCCCTGAAACTATGGCTTTAAAAAATTTAAGGAATAAAAAATTAGAAGATAATTATCCTAATATAGAAAAGAGCAAAAAAGAATATTTAGATAATATAAAACATTCTCCAAAATCAAGTGATTATTTCCATTTAGGAAACATTGAGTTTATTAATGGTAATTATGACAAAGCTTCAGAATTTTATTCTAAAGCTAAAGAACTTTATTTAGACAAAGTATGTGTTTGA
- the rlmN gene encoding 23S rRNA (adenine(2503)-C(2))-methyltransferase RlmN: MPKKISIMNVSEEDLSKFCIENNFPKFHASQILNWIYKKYAISFDEMSNIPKDLRALLDENYFIHNSKIESITEDEYGTRKLLISLYDKKKIESVILGKNDRITFCLSSQVGCGYGCAFCATGSMGLSRNLTADEILAEFILMRAVTKKVNSIVFMGMGEPLANTKNLFKAIDTINSYKGFNLGIRHITISTSGEVAGIKQLIERDLDCRLAVSLHSLKNEVRDKIMPINKKYPIENLINILKRYSKNGKRMITFEWVLIKDVNDSVNDAYRLVNLKKEFPFKVNIIPMNPVEHAPELQRPNKDIILRFKSILKDNGIEVVERFKQGQEILAGCGQLAVKNQ; the protein is encoded by the coding sequence ATGCCAAAAAAAATATCTATAATGAATGTATCAGAAGAGGATTTATCTAAATTCTGTATTGAGAATAATTTTCCTAAGTTTCATGCATCTCAAATACTAAATTGGATATATAAAAAGTATGCTATCTCTTTTGATGAGATGAGTAATATTCCAAAAGATTTAAGAGCATTATTAGATGAAAATTATTTCATACATAATTCAAAAATAGAATCCATCACAGAAGATGAATATGGTACGAGAAAATTATTAATATCATTATATGATAAGAAAAAAATAGAATCTGTAATACTCGGTAAAAATGACAGAATAACTTTTTGTTTATCATCACAGGTTGGATGCGGATATGGATGTGCTTTTTGTGCTACAGGAAGCATGGGACTATCTCGAAACCTTACTGCTGATGAAATACTTGCCGAGTTTATATTAATGCGTGCTGTTACAAAAAAGGTCAATTCTATAGTGTTTATGGGTATGGGGGAACCTTTAGCTAATACAAAGAATTTATTTAAAGCAATAGACACAATCAACTCTTATAAAGGATTTAATTTAGGTATAAGACATATTACAATCTCAACATCAGGAGAAGTTGCGGGGATAAAACAATTAATAGAAAGAGATTTAGATTGTAGATTGGCAGTTTCTTTACATTCTCTTAAAAATGAAGTTCGCGATAAAATAATGCCTATAAATAAAAAATATCCAATAGAAAATCTTATAAACATACTTAAAAGATACAGCAAAAATGGAAAAAGAATGATTACTTTTGAGTGGGTTTTAATAAAAGATGTTAATGATTCTGTTAATGATGCTTATAGATTGGTAAACTTGAAAAAAGAGTTTCCTTTCAAAGTGAATATTATACCTATGAACCCTGTAGAACATGCCCCAGAACTACAAAGACCAAATAAAGATATTATATTGAGATTTAAATCCATATTAAAAGACAATGGAATAGAAGTTGTTGAGAGATTTAAACAAGGTCAAGAGATTTTAGCAGGATGCGGACAGCTTGCTGTAAAAAATCAATAA
- a CDS encoding S9 family peptidase — translation MESLNIKDFLNFNFLSNIELSKDNKNLVFVKSNQDYEKNNYISDAFIYNIEKNKIYKLTSVKDVSLVSWLNNDTIIFKSSLRDEELKNKKDEEFIDYSLFYSININGGEAESLFNIELEVVDLYSIDANNFLIKAIYDINREKKRKEDNYLEWAKEEADYEVFDEIPFWVNNVGITNKKRERLYHYNKKENKLTSITDDYSNVNSFKYKNGKVLCIINSFKDKAPTTTELRLYDINDINNIREKVIIDSNKYAIYFADFVIDNDNKEKIISVMTDMKKYGLNENSSFYLIDENNNINLVYHYDNGLGNMIGTDSSYGGGKDIRVYKDKIYFVCTENENAHIKCLDLKGNINTITSKQGAVNCFDVSNNDNIYFIGFRDLKLEEIYFINNGLEKQLTFFNEDVLKEKSLSIPEKISFKTNNNFEIEGWVLKPINYDENKKYPAILDIHGGPKTAYGEIFFNEMQVWANMGYFVFFCNPRGSEGKGNAFADIRKIYGTIDYEDIMKFTDVVLEKYTNIDKSKLGVTGGSYGGFMVNWIIGHTDRFKCAISQRSISNWIDDFGTTDIGYYFNPDELGGDVCSGFDKLWEQSPLKYANNAKTPTLFIHSEEDYRCYQTQAFQMFTALKYYGVESRICLFKGENHELSRSGKPKHRLRRLEEITNWFEKYLK, via the coding sequence ATGGAAAGTTTAAACATTAAAGATTTTTTAAATTTTAATTTTTTATCTAACATAGAGCTTTCAAAAGATAATAAAAATCTAGTGTTTGTAAAAAGCAATCAAGATTATGAGAAAAACAACTATATCTCTGATGCTTTTATTTATAATATTGAAAAAAATAAAATATATAAACTCACTTCGGTAAAAGATGTTAGTCTTGTATCTTGGCTTAATAATGATACTATAATATTTAAATCATCATTAAGAGATGAAGAATTGAAAAACAAAAAAGATGAAGAGTTTATTGATTATTCTCTGTTTTATTCTATCAATATTAATGGAGGAGAGGCAGAGAGTTTATTTAATATTGAGCTTGAGGTAGTAGATTTATACTCAATAGATGCAAACAATTTTTTAATAAAAGCTATTTATGATATTAATAGAGAGAAAAAAAGAAAAGAAGATAATTATTTGGAATGGGCTAAAGAAGAAGCTGATTATGAAGTGTTTGATGAAATTCCTTTTTGGGTTAATAATGTAGGAATTACAAACAAAAAAAGAGAGAGGCTTTATCATTACAATAAAAAAGAAAACAAATTAACTTCCATTACAGATGACTATAGTAATGTGAACTCTTTTAAATATAAAAATGGTAAAGTGTTATGCATTATAAACTCTTTTAAAGATAAAGCCCCTACAACTACAGAACTTCGTTTGTATGATATAAATGATATTAACAACATAAGAGAAAAAGTTATTATAGATTCTAATAAATATGCTATATATTTTGCTGATTTTGTAATTGATAATGATAATAAAGAAAAAATTATTTCTGTTATGACAGACATGAAGAAATATGGACTCAATGAAAATAGCAGTTTTTATTTAATAGATGAAAATAATAATATTAATTTAGTATATCATTATGATAATGGACTTGGCAATATGATAGGAACAGACTCATCTTATGGAGGCGGTAAAGACATTAGAGTTTATAAAGATAAAATATATTTTGTATGCACAGAAAATGAAAATGCTCATATAAAGTGCTTAGACTTAAAAGGCAATATAAACACTATAACAAGTAAACAAGGAGCTGTTAATTGTTTTGATGTTTCTAATAATGATAATATATATTTTATAGGTTTTAGAGATTTGAAACTTGAAGAGATATATTTTATTAACAATGGTTTAGAAAAGCAATTAACTTTTTTTAATGAAGATGTTCTAAAAGAAAAAAGCTTATCAATACCAGAAAAAATTTCATTTAAAACAAATAATAATTTTGAAATAGAAGGATGGGTACTAAAGCCAATAAATTATGATGAAAACAAAAAATATCCCGCAATACTTGATATACATGGCGGACCAAAAACAGCTTACGGAGAAATATTTTTTAATGAAATGCAGGTTTGGGCTAATATGGGGTATTTTGTATTTTTCTGCAACCCTCGAGGAAGCGAAGGAAAAGGAAATGCATTTGCTGATATAAGAAAAATATACGGTACTATAGATTATGAAGACATAATGAAGTTTACTGATGTTGTTCTTGAAAAATATACTAATATAGACAAAAGCAAATTAGGTGTAACAGGCGGTTCTTATGGCGGTTTTATGGTTAATTGGATAATAGGGCATACTGATAGATTTAAATGTGCAATTTCTCAGCGTTCTATATCAAACTGGATAGATGATTTCGGCACTACCGATATAGGTTATTATTTTAATCCTGATGAATTAGGCGGAGATGTTTGCAGCGGTTTTGATAAATTATGGGAACAGTCTCCATTAAAATATGCAAACAATGCTAAAACTCCTACCCTATTTATACATAGCGAAGAAGATTATAGATGCTATCAAACTCAAGCCTTTCAAATGTTTACTGCTTTAAAATATTATGGTGTTGAATCAAGAATATGCTTATTTAAAGGCGAAAATCATGAACTCTCAAGAAGCGGAAAACCAAAACATAGACTTAGAAGATTAGAAGAAATTACTAACTGGTTTGAGAAATATTTAAAGTAA
- a CDS encoding DUF2156 domain-containing protein, whose protein sequence is MLEFEPISLDKQKLYNKYFSITPEQSADYTFMNLFGLKDIYMLEWAFTEKLVWIRQRSPYTIYWAPVGDWFDTNFCNDMSPCEISKESIIRIPKELALFWEKYTKISVKEVRDEWEYLYDVDELINLSGKKFHNKKNLYNQFIKNDFEYKNIDIENEEMIRDIFEFEKSWEINEMESINNNSEDIKTECEAFDKNKLLTHEVRAEADIMMINSLINNWKEIDGITGGAIYIDKKIVAYTIADFTMRDTIVVHSERGDRNYKGSYQAINRLFLENNKREGYKFVNREQDVGDLGLRKAKLSYNPVKFVEKYSGFCTGK, encoded by the coding sequence ATGCTTGAATTTGAACCTATAAGTTTAGATAAACAAAAATTATACAATAAATATTTTTCTATCACCCCAGAACAATCTGCAGATTATACCTTTATGAACCTCTTTGGGCTTAAAGATATATATATGCTTGAATGGGCTTTTACAGAAAAATTGGTATGGATTAGACAACGCTCGCCATATACAATTTATTGGGCTCCTGTTGGAGATTGGTTTGATACTAATTTTTGTAATGATATGAGTCCTTGTGAAATATCTAAGGAATCTATAATTAGAATACCAAAAGAATTAGCTTTATTTTGGGAAAAGTACACTAAAATAAGCGTAAAAGAAGTGAGAGATGAGTGGGAATATTTATATGATGTTGATGAATTAATTAATTTAAGCGGCAAAAAGTTTCATAATAAAAAAAACTTGTATAATCAATTTATAAAAAATGATTTTGAATATAAAAATATAGATATAGAAAATGAAGAGATGATTAGAGATATATTTGAGTTTGAAAAGAGTTGGGAAATAAATGAAATGGAAAGCATTAATAATAACAGTGAAGATATAAAAACAGAATGTGAAGCTTTTGACAAAAATAAACTATTAACCCATGAAGTTCGTGCTGAGGCAGACATAATGATGATAAATAGCCTTATAAATAATTGGAAAGAAATTGACGGCATCACTGGCGGAGCCATATATATAGACAAAAAAATTGTAGCATACACTATAGCAGATTTTACTATGAGAGATACTATAGTGGTGCATTCTGAGAGAGGGGATAGGAATTATAAAGGAAGCTATCAGGCTATAAATAGACTATTCTTAGAAAACAATAAAAGAGAAGGATATAAGTTTGTAAATAGAGAGCAGGATGTTGGAGATTTAGGGCTTAGAAAGGCTAAATTATCTTATAACCCTGTTAAGTTTGTAGAGAAATATTCTGGTTTTTGCACAGGAAAATAA
- a CDS encoding phosphatase: MKIIADLHTHTIASQHAFSTVDEIINAAKENGFLAVAITDHGPKSSDGAKTIHFKSMHNIPEYVNGIRVLRGVEANIIDYDGNIDLRKNVLECLDFVIASYHEDSITPSNIESHTNGYIGLIKNNYVDCLGHVGNPKFEFDMEKIIKLCKEYNKLIEINSSSFKVRKGSDKNCKDVALLCKKYNLNIVVTSDSHSKYNVGNHEAALNMLEDINFPEELVLNADFDRLMNYLNNRNRN; encoded by the coding sequence ATGAAAATAATAGCCGATTTGCATACACATACAATAGCAAGCCAGCATGCTTTTAGCACTGTAGATGAAATTATAAATGCTGCTAAGGAAAATGGGTTTTTAGCTGTTGCTATTACTGACCATGGTCCTAAATCTAGCGATGGAGCTAAGACTATACATTTTAAATCTATGCATAATATACCTGAATATGTTAATGGTATTAGGGTGCTTAGGGGAGTTGAGGCTAATATTATAGATTATGATGGAAATATTGATTTGAGAAAAAATGTTCTTGAATGTTTAGATTTTGTTATAGCTTCTTATCATGAGGATTCTATTACTCCTTCAAATATAGAATCTCATACTAATGGGTATATTGGTTTGATAAAAAATAATTATGTTGATTGTCTTGGACATGTGGGTAATCCTAAGTTTGAATTTGATATGGAAAAGATAATTAAACTTTGCAAAGAATATAATAAGCTTATAGAAATTAATTCTTCTTCTTTTAAAGTGAGAAAGGGTAGTGATAAAAATTGCAAAGATGTGGCATTATTATGCAAAAAATATAATTTAAATATTGTAGTTACTTCAGATTCTCATTCAAAGTACAATGTAGGCAATCATGAAGCTGCTTTAAATATGCTTGAAGATATTAATTTTCCAGAAGAGTTAGTTTTGAATGCAGATTTTGACAGGCTTATGAATTATCTAAATAATAGAAACAGAAATTAA
- a CDS encoding FmdB family zinc ribbon protein, translated as MPTYEYKCKKCGHEFEEFQSMTAEPKAKCPVCKGSAKRIISLNAGVIFKGSGFYVNDYKGKNSTSSSSSSSNKPKTSC; from the coding sequence ATGCCTACTTATGAATATAAATGTAAAAAATGCGGACATGAGTTTGAAGAGTTTCAGTCTATGACTGCTGAACCTAAAGCTAAATGTCCTGTATGTAAAGGAAGTGCTAAAAGAATAATTTCTTTAAATGCTGGAGTAATATTTAAAGGCTCTGGTTTTTATGTTAATGATTATAAAGGAAAAAACAGTACATCATCTTCTTCAAGCAGTTCAAATAAACCTAAGACAAGCTGCTGA
- a CDS encoding pseudouridine-5'-phosphate glycosidase, giving the protein MDKLNDFLDISEEVKTALDKKKAVVALESTIISHGMPYPENVESALNCEKIIRENNAIPATIAIIKGKIKIGLNKDELEYMGSTKDIIKTSRRDLPAILALKKDGATTVTTTMIASSLAGIKVFATGGIGGVHRYAQDTFDISADLQELAKTNVAVVCAGAKSILDLGLTLEYLETFGVPVLGYKTSKFPNFYTRDSGFDVDYKIDTIEDIANILHTKWALGLNGGVVVCNPIPEEYEMDKSYIDKIIEDTVKEAKDKNISGKKVTPFILAKLHSVTENKSLKANKELVYNNCRVAANIAYNYSNLQK; this is encoded by the coding sequence ATGGATAAATTAAATGATTTTTTAGATATTAGTGAAGAAGTAAAAACTGCTTTGGATAAAAAAAAGGCAGTAGTCGCATTAGAAAGCACAATAATATCACATGGAATGCCTTATCCTGAAAATGTTGAAAGTGCTTTAAATTGCGAAAAAATAATTAGAGAAAATAATGCCATACCTGCTACTATTGCCATAATAAAAGGAAAAATAAAAATAGGTTTGAATAAAGATGAACTTGAATATATGGGAAGCACTAAAGATATTATCAAAACAAGCAGAAGAGATTTACCTGCAATATTAGCTTTAAAAAAAGACGGTGCCACAACTGTAACTACAACTATGATAGCTTCTTCTCTTGCAGGAATAAAAGTATTTGCCACAGGAGGAATTGGAGGAGTACATAGATATGCACAGGATACTTTTGATATATCTGCAGATTTACAAGAACTTGCCAAAACAAATGTTGCTGTTGTATGTGCGGGGGCTAAATCAATATTAGATTTGGGGCTTACTTTAGAATATCTTGAGACTTTTGGGGTTCCTGTACTTGGTTATAAAACTTCTAAGTTCCCTAATTTTTATACAAGAGACAGTGGTTTTGATGTTGATTATAAAATAGACACTATAGAAGATATAGCAAATATTCTTCACACAAAATGGGCTTTAGGTTTAAATGGAGGGGTTGTTGTATGCAATCCTATACCTGAAGAATATGAAATGGATAAAAGCTATATAGACAAAATAATAGAAGATACTGTAAAAGAAGCAAAGGATAAAAATATATCTGGTAAAAAAGTAACTCCTTTTATATTGGCTAAGCTTCATAGTGTAACAGAAAACAAGAGCCTCAAAGCTAATAAAGAATTGGTTTATAATAATTGCCGTGTAGCTGCTAATATAGCTTACAATTATTCAAACTTACAAAAATAA
- a CDS encoding tetratricopeptide repeat protein — MQTRVYKAGSIVYFAGDNSDRVYILKQGQAQSIFLSEENGHETRELINVGEFFGVKSILGTYPQEDTVQCLTDCVIIILTYSEFESLVSKNKPIIIKMLKVFSNQLRRINKKVGILVENTIDEEGPSPLEGLYNIGEFYFKAKKYKNALYAYKRYIQSADEDSVFYHTVEQKIKECKNLLNITDDSNIAPLEDNTTEEQKIISNPSTSIENHSINNKDYDRALEFYERGDYVNAIKSFNTLLKNEDKEVAESSIFYMGKAYYYINKYDNASKVLLSAIKTYPKSKNVKEAILYLGKSFASIGDKDKAKAYYQKVMSIPPMDSLSQEANDSIQKLN, encoded by the coding sequence ATGCAAACAAGAGTATATAAAGCAGGATCTATAGTGTATTTTGCTGGAGATAATTCTGATAGAGTTTATATTCTAAAGCAGGGTCAAGCCCAGAGTATATTTTTATCGGAAGAAAATGGGCATGAAACTAGAGAATTAATCAATGTAGGTGAGTTTTTTGGCGTAAAGAGTATACTAGGTACTTATCCTCAAGAAGATACTGTTCAATGTTTAACAGATTGCGTTATTATTATTTTAACTTATAGCGAGTTTGAAAGTTTAGTTTCAAAAAATAAACCAATAATCATAAAAATGCTAAAAGTATTTTCAAATCAATTAAGAAGAATAAACAAAAAAGTTGGTATATTAGTAGAAAATACAATAGATGAAGAAGGTCCTTCACCATTAGAGGGGCTATATAATATTGGTGAGTTTTATTTCAAAGCTAAAAAATATAAAAATGCCTTATATGCTTATAAAAGATATATACAATCTGCCGATGAAGATTCTGTATTTTATCATACTGTAGAGCAAAAAATAAAAGAATGTAAAAATTTATTAAACATCACAGATGATAGCAATATAGCACCATTAGAAGATAATACAACAGAAGAACAAAAAATAATAAGTAATCCAAGTACATCTATAGAAAATCACTCTATTAACAATAAAGATTATGATAGAGCTTTAGAGTTTTATGAGAGAGGCGATTACGTGAACGCTATAAAATCATTTAATACTCTTTTAAAAAATGAAGATAAAGAAGTTGCTGAAAGCTCAATATTTTATATGGGAAAAGCATATTATTATATTAATAAATATGATAATGCTTCTAAGGTTTTATTATCAGCAATAAAAACTTATCCAAAATCAAAAAATGTAAAAGAAGCAATATTATATTTGGGTAAAAGCTTTGCTAGTATTGGTGATAAAGATAAAGCAAAAGCATATTATCAAAAAGTTATGTCAATACCTCCAATGGATAGTTTATCACAAGAGGCTAATGACAGTATACAAAAACTTAATTAA
- a CDS encoding metallophosphoesterase, with product MKVAVIGDLHGKPCWKHLLKDNINNFDKIVFLGDYSDDSWVTFTDKEIVDNLKDVIEFKRNNDSKVELLIGNHDFQYIVGYPTASRYRKSYADELYKIFNDNKDIFNVVYVLKDYVFSHAGITNGWINYIKKKYNTNDFNNINDITKIINMVYSNCKEDCNIASYRRGGMNKFAGILWADIGDLQEDGCFDYNQIVGHNRVKVNTVLEKNNHKIYMCDHFDSDDSCLIVLDV from the coding sequence ATGAAAGTTGCTGTTATTGGTGATTTACATGGTAAGCCTTGCTGGAAACATTTGTTAAAAGATAATATTAATAATTTTGATAAGATAGTTTTTTTGGGGGATTATAGTGATGATAGCTGGGTTACTTTTACAGATAAAGAGATTGTTGATAATTTAAAAGATGTTATAGAGTTTAAAAGAAATAATGATTCTAAAGTTGAGCTTCTTATAGGAAATCATGACTTTCAGTATATAGTTGGATATCCTACAGCAAGCAGATATAGAAAAAGTTATGCTGATGAACTTTATAAAATTTTTAATGATAATAAAGATATATTTAATGTAGTTTATGTATTAAAAGATTATGTATTTAGCCATGCAGGAATTACGAATGGTTGGATTAATTATATAAAGAAAAAATATAATACTAATGATTTTAATAATATTAATGATATAACTAAAATTATTAATATGGTTTATTCAAATTGCAAAGAAGATTGTAATATTGCCTCTTATAGAAGGGGAGGAATGAATAAGTTTGCTGGGATATTATGGGCAGATATTGGTGATTTGCAAGAAGATGGATGTTTTGATTATAATCAGATTGTGGGGCATAATAGGGTAAAAGTAAATACTGTTCTAGAAAAAAATAATCATAAGATTTATATGTGCGATCATTTTGACAGTGATGATAGTTGTTTAATTGTATTAGATGTTTAA
- a CDS encoding fibronectin type III domain-containing protein, whose product MGLNMRYIAILMAFTLCFTLNINAAQSVYNIFADTNNIYSSSLHNITNSFSLNNTGNLSYRKDISSLFSKDIMNKVNYSGITYSRDIKFMEGANAGIGILFPNIKSFVKIENKGYSFFDNLLVNSFTIEFYLKPYKMRMNSQVLSKTSIYQDGDTTKYAGIRANIIDGRLVWQFNNLFMYNGKYTNVTLAEGEYLKENEWRHHSISFDSKTGKLVKYIDGLEDQVIYLTSTGDRMGSPYVLDISNINVAPIYLGQGFIGGMDRFYFSPDYKRTFNLEKYLPSGEVLSKVMQFNSDNIFIDEINYIAKTTNATGVYVYYRTSNNYFSEEDSNIEWTLLDSTNNIIASPKTKYIQVKALLESDSSMEYTPSLNKVEIIYHEGRAPQAPTNLKAIVANNSIVLDWEGSHENVSGYKIYYGTESGIYNNYEPIVVDGNQTEYVINNLEYGKLYYFRVTTIGGEGGDIESEFSSEVYARPFH is encoded by the coding sequence ATGGGTTTAAATATGCGATATATAGCTATTTTGATGGCTTTTACATTATGTTTTACTTTAAATATTAATGCTGCCCAAAGCGTTTATAATATATTTGCTGATACTAATAATATATATTCTAGCAGTCTTCATAATATAACTAATAGTTTTAGTTTGAATAATACAGGAAATTTATCTTATAGAAAAGATATATCAAGTTTATTTTCAAAAGATATAATGAACAAGGTAAATTATTCTGGAATAACTTACAGTAGAGATATAAAGTTTATGGAAGGAGCAAATGCAGGAATAGGTATTTTGTTTCCAAATATAAAATCTTTTGTAAAGATAGAAAATAAAGGTTATTCATTTTTTGATAATTTATTAGTAAACAGTTTTACAATAGAGTTTTATTTAAAGCCTTATAAGATGCGAATGAACTCACAGGTATTATCTAAAACATCAATATATCAAGACGGCGACACTACAAAATATGCTGGTATTAGAGCTAATATAATAGATGGCCGTTTAGTTTGGCAGTTTAATAATTTATTTATGTATAATGGTAAATATACTAATGTTACTTTAGCTGAAGGTGAATATTTAAAAGAAAATGAATGGAGACATCATAGCATTAGTTTTGATTCTAAGACAGGAAAATTAGTAAAATATATAGACGGACTTGAGGATCAGGTTATTTATTTAACTAGCACAGGAGATAGAATGGGCTCTCCATATGTGTTGGATATAAGTAATATTAATGTTGCTCCTATATACTTAGGACAGGGTTTTATAGGAGGCATGGATAGATTTTATTTTAGCCCTGATTATAAAAGAACTTTTAATTTAGAAAAATATTTGCCAAGCGGAGAAGTGTTGAGCAAAGTAATGCAATTTAATAGCGATAATATTTTTATAGATGAAATAAATTATATAGCAAAAACTACTAATGCTACAGGAGTGTATGTTTATTATAGAACTTCTAATAATTATTTTTCTGAAGAAGACAGCAATATAGAATGGACACTTTTAGATTCAACTAATAATATTATAGCTAGTCCTAAGACTAAATATATTCAAGTTAAGGCATTATTAGAAAGCGATTCATCTATGGAATATACTCCTTCATTGAACAAGGTTGAAATAATTTATCATGAAGGAAGAGCTCCTCAGGCACCTACTAATTTAAAGGCTATTGTTGCTAATAATTCTATAGTTTTAGATTGGGAAGGAAGTCATGAAAATGTAAGCGGATACAAGATATATTACGGCACTGAATCTGGAATATACAATAATTATGAGCCTATTGTAGTTGATGGCAATCAAACTGAGTATGTTATTAATAATTTAGAATATGGAAAACTTTACTACTTTAGAGTAACAACTATAGGTGGTGAAGGAGGAGATATAGAAAGTGAATTTTCTAGTGAAGTTTATGCTAGACCTTTTCACTAA
- a CDS encoding Crp/Fnr family transcriptional regulator, whose amino-acid sequence MDNIYSHTKKYEADDIIFLEYETGNKFYMVQSGSVKITKVIKDVEKLLDIVYPGDFFGEMAILEGTTRSASAIANEPTTLLELTKENFQTILGNNTAMALKLSKMLAKRIFDAKRRLLILQLPETDLRVYDCLLLLAELQNIPRDHYYDPQELNATIADIANWCGININDVQKVLNNLIKSGKIDVRTNTIKVRNLKEIQRQIDLKRKK is encoded by the coding sequence ATGGATAATATATATTCACATACAAAAAAATATGAGGCTGATGATATAATATTTTTGGAATATGAAACAGGTAATAAATTTTACATGGTTCAAAGCGGCTCTGTGAAGATAACTAAAGTAATAAAAGATGTAGAAAAATTATTAGATATAGTTTACCCGGGAGATTTCTTTGGAGAGATGGCTATACTTGAAGGCACAACAAGAAGTGCTTCTGCTATAGCAAATGAACCTACTACATTACTTGAATTAACAAAAGAAAACTTTCAAACAATATTAGGCAACAACACAGCTATGGCATTAAAACTATCTAAAATGCTTGCTAAAAGAATATTTGATGCCAAAAGAAGATTATTAATACTTCAATTACCAGAAACAGATTTAAGAGTTTATGACTGTTTATTATTATTAGCTGAACTTCAAAATATTCCTAGAGATCATTATTATGACCCTCAAGAATTAAATGCTACTATAGCCGATATAGCAAATTGGTGCGGTATAAATATTAATGATGTACAGAAAGTATTAAACAATTTAATTAAATCTGGTAAAATTGATGTACGCACTAATACAATAAAGGTAAGAAACTTAAAAGAAATACAAAGGCAAATAGATTTAAAAAGAAAAAAGTAA